From a region of the Candidatus Aminicenantes bacterium genome:
- a CDS encoding glycoside hydrolase family 27 protein: MTPNKSPFFRFLALAIALTAAAALLLAACASPAKPPEEPAQASQAPAKFHADVDGLALTPPMGWYPWNIFGQEPQNEKLIREIADALVSSGMKDAGYAYVGPDEGICFSRGADGRLTPNLQRYPSGLRGLGDSIHGLGLKYALYTDAGSKTCSTAMPGTKGNEFEDMKSFADWRADYIKIDWCNSEGQDIVKTYSLLGQAQRAAGRPVVHSLCSWGDGYPWQWAGAIGHMWRTTSDICAPAAADWARALRIAFANEKLADYAGPGRWNDPDMMIVGMPGLTDARNRTLFSLWCMMASPLIAGNDLRGMSAATIEILTNLEAIAVNQDPLGKQGHVVWNDGNFSLWAGKPLFDGSRAALLLYQGKHKAEKKILWEEIGFAASDALYVRNLWTHETSGPLTGGVTVSAGPDEAAFVRVSKTNDFPIPPIIVADTYRVALRAPGPDPQTLTGAITVTNKGSADLSAWRIDPKSLPAWLSVSVEGSGKRQKLVNKASTAGLKKGAYHALVRADNIEPVSGKPMSALYYDVDLEVAADVRR, from the coding sequence CCAAGCCGCCGGAAGAGCCGGCCCAGGCATCGCAAGCCCCAGCCAAGTTCCATGCCGATGTGGATGGGCTGGCTCTGACTCCGCCCATGGGCTGGTACCCCTGGAACATCTTCGGCCAAGAGCCCCAAAACGAGAAGCTTATCCGGGAGATCGCCGACGCGCTTGTCTCGAGCGGGATGAAAGACGCCGGCTATGCCTATGTCGGCCCCGACGAGGGCATCTGCTTCTCGCGCGGTGCGGATGGTCGGCTCACGCCCAACCTCCAGCGCTATCCGAGCGGCCTGCGCGGCTTGGGCGATTCCATCCACGGCCTGGGGCTTAAATATGCCCTCTACACCGACGCCGGATCGAAGACCTGCAGCACGGCCATGCCGGGCACCAAGGGGAACGAGTTCGAGGACATGAAATCGTTCGCCGATTGGCGGGCCGATTACATCAAGATCGATTGGTGCAATTCCGAAGGCCAGGACATCGTCAAGACCTACTCGCTCCTCGGGCAGGCCCAACGCGCCGCGGGCCGCCCGGTCGTCCACAGCCTGTGCTCCTGGGGCGACGGGTATCCCTGGCAGTGGGCCGGCGCCATCGGCCATATGTGGCGGACGACCTCCGACATCTGCGCCCCGGCCGCGGCCGACTGGGCCCGGGCCCTGCGGATCGCTTTCGCCAACGAGAAGCTGGCGGACTACGCCGGCCCCGGCCGCTGGAACGACCCGGACATGATGATCGTCGGTATGCCCGGCTTGACCGACGCCCGGAACCGGACTTTGTTCAGCCTCTGGTGCATGATGGCCTCGCCGCTCATCGCCGGAAACGACTTGCGCGGCATGTCGGCCGCGACAATCGAGATCCTGACCAATCTGGAGGCGATCGCGGTCAATCAGGACCCGCTGGGCAAGCAGGGCCACGTGGTCTGGAACGACGGCAATTTCAGCCTCTGGGCTGGCAAGCCCCTGTTCGATGGCAGCCGGGCCGCGCTGCTGCTGTATCAGGGCAAGCACAAGGCCGAGAAGAAGATCCTTTGGGAGGAGATCGGGTTCGCGGCGAGCGACGCGCTCTACGTCCGGAACCTCTGGACGCACGAGACAAGCGGGCCATTGACCGGAGGAGTGACGGTCAGCGCCGGCCCCGACGAGGCTGCGTTCGTCAGAGTTTCAAAGACGAACGATTTTCCGATCCCCCCGATCATCGTGGCCGACACTTATCGGGTCGCGCTCCGGGCGCCCGGCCCTGATCCCCAAACCCTGACCGGGGCGATCACCGTGACGAACAAAGGGAGTGCGGACTTGTCAGCCTGGAGAATCGACCCGAAGTCGCTTCCTGCCTGGCTTTCGGTATCCGTCGAGGGAAGCGGCAAGCGCCAAAAGCTCGTCAATAAGGCGTCTACGGCGGGCTTGAAGAAAGGGGCCTATCACGCCCTCGTCCGGGCGGACAATATCGAGCCCGTATCAGGCAAGCCGATGTCGGCCCTTTATTACGACGTCGATCTGGAGGTCGCGGCCGACGTTCGTCGATAA
- a CDS encoding S-adenosylmethionine decarboxylase: protein MLDFARLRTIPTLDSLVELFDHLPHKIGMTPIMRPYAVRTDVAGESVVSIMTMIAESHISLHVFPKQKRAYLDLFSCTFFETDGVVEELRNSIDGSLAAIQLVSRGHQYKKLRTNTDQKTTESRAWLENVFSPKRAGKGKKR from the coding sequence ATGCTGGATTTCGCGCGGCTAAGGACGATCCCGACCCTGGACTCGCTGGTCGAGCTCTTCGACCATCTGCCGCACAAGATCGGGATGACGCCGATCATGAGGCCGTACGCGGTCCGGACGGATGTCGCGGGGGAGAGTGTGGTCTCCATCATGACCATGATCGCCGAGAGCCATATCAGCCTGCACGTCTTTCCCAAGCAGAAGCGGGCCTACCTGGATCTCTTCTCCTGCACTTTCTTCGAGACGGACGGGGTCGTCGAGGAGCTCCGCAACAGCATCGACGGGAGCCTGGCGGCCATCCAGCTCGTTTCCCGCGGCCATCAGTACAAGAAGCTGCGGACCAATACGGACCAGAAGACGACCGAATCAAGAGCCTGGCTCGAGAACGTTTTCTCTCCCAAGCGCGCCGGTAAAGGAAAAAAGCGATAA